CCAGTGATGCTTGGTGCGGGGCAGGATGCAGCCGATCAGGCTGACGAACAGCAGCAGGTAGATCGCCGAGAACCAGGCCGACGAGTACACGTCGAACAGCTGGATCGCGTCGAGGATCGGGAACAGGTCGGGGTTCTCCGCCTGCCACTGCACGACGCCGTTGGGGTCGGCGGACCGCTGCGGGAAGAGCGATCCGGGAACGGCGGCGATCGCCAGCAGGAGCAGCAGCACCAGCGCGGTGCGCATGCTCGTGAGCTGGCGCCACGCCCAGCGGACCCAGCCGACGAAGCCCAGCGCGGGCTGGGCGATGGCGGCGTCGCCGTCGACGTGGTCGGACGGACGCAGCGGATCGTTCTGCGTGTCAGATCGGGAGCTGGACACCCGAGATCACCCCCTGCAGGCGTGCCATGATCGTGGTCCACACGCCCGCGACCATGAGCACGCCGAGCGCGACGAGCATCACACCGCCGACGATGTTGACCACGCGGATGTGTCGGCGCAGGAACGCCAGCGAGCGCGTGGCCCAGCCGAAGCCGAGCGCGACGAGCAGGAACGGGATGCCCAGGCCGAGCGAGTAGGTCACGCCCAGCACCGCGGCGCGCCCCGCGTCGCCCGTCGTCCACGCGATCGACATGATGGCCGACAGCGTCGGGCCGATGCACGGCGCCCAGCCGAGGCCGAGGGCGATGCCCAGCAGCGGGGCGCCGAGCAGTCCGAGACCGCCGCGCACCTGCGGCTTGACGATCCGCTGCGCGAACCCGAACAGGCCGATGAAGACCAGGCCCATCGCGATGATCAGCACGCCGAGGATGCGGGTGATGAGGTCGCCCCACACCACGCTGAAGCGGGCCATCGCTCCCCCGGCGAGGCCGCCGAGCACGATGACGGCCACGAAGACGAG
This genomic interval from Microbacterium sediminis contains the following:
- a CDS encoding cytochrome c biogenesis CcdA family protein, whose protein sequence is MNPGNLVFDGSLWVALPIALLAGLVSFLSPCVLPLVPGYLGFVAGAVSPRTPADRAPRGRLVGGVLLFIAGFTLVFVAVIVLGGLAGGAMARFSVVWGDLITRILGVLIIAMGLVFIGLFGFAQRIVKPQVRGGLGLLGAPLLGIALGLGWAPCIGPTLSAIMSIAWTTGDAGRAAVLGVTYSLGLGIPFLLVALGFGWATRSLAFLRRHIRVVNIVGGVMLVALGVLMVAGVWTTIMARLQGVISGVQLPI